In Hevea brasiliensis isolate MT/VB/25A 57/8 chromosome 13, ASM3005281v1, whole genome shotgun sequence, a single genomic region encodes these proteins:
- the LOC110656266 gene encoding ubiquinol oxidase, mitochondrial produces MNHLVVRSVVRGFLVNGARGGRYFSTATAVTTSGVLKPMDVWTEFRSRNGASFGVFYWRRMMSTAAETAVAENEKTEKSVGKQAEKEVESVKASDGAVVSSYWGISRPKILREDGTEWPWNCFMPWETYQSNTSIDLSKHHVPKTFLDKVAYRTVKLLRIPTDIFFQRRYGCRAMMLETVAAVPGMVGGMLLHLSSLRKLQQSGGWIKALLEEAENERMHLMTMVELVQPRWYERLLVLAVQGVFFNAYFVLYLLSPKLAHRITGYLEEEAIHSYTEYLKDIKDGKIENVPAPAIAIDYWRLPKDATLEDVITVIRADEAHHRDVNHFASDIHFQGKELREAPAPLGYH; encoded by the exons atgaaccaCTTGGTGGTCAGGTCGGTGGTGCGAGGCTTCCTGGTCAATGGAGCTCGTGGCGGCAGGTACTTTTCGACGGCAACGGCAGTAACGACGTCTGGTGTTTTGAAGCCGATGGACGTTTGGACGGAGTTTAGGAGCCGAAATGGCGCGTCGTTTGGTGTGTTTTACTGGAGGAGGATGATGAGCACAGCGGCGGAGACAGCGGTGGCTGAGAACGAGAAAACAGAGAAGTCGGTGGGGAAGCAGGCTGAGAAAGAAGTGGAATCGGTGAAGGCGAGTGATGGTGCGGTGGTGTCGAGTTACTGGGGGATTTCGAGGCCTAAGATCTTGAGAGAAGATGGTACCGAGTGGCCATGGAATTGCTTCATG CCATGGGAGACTTACCAGTCGAACACATCAATTGATCTGTCGAAGCATCATGTGCCAAAGACATTTCTCGATAAGGTTGCTTACAGGACAGTGAAACTGCTTCGAATCCCAACGGATATATTCTTTCAG AGACGGTATGGGTGTCGTGCCATGATGTTGGAAACTGTGGCTGCTGTCCCTGGTATGGTAGGAGGGATGCTGCTGCACCTAAGTTCTCTTCGCAAGCTCCAGCAAAGTGGTGGTTGGATTAAAGCCCTACTTGAGGAAGCTGAGAATGAGCGGATGCACCTGATGACAATGGTGGAGCTTGTGCAGCCTAGGTGGTATGAGAGGTTACTGGTCCTTGCAGTGCAGGGAGTCTTCTTTAATGCTTACTTTGTCCTTTATCTTCTTTCTCCCAAATTGGCTCATAGAATTACTGGGTATTTGGAGGAAGAGGCTATTCACTCATATACAGAGTATTTAAAAGATATCAAAGACGGTAAAATTGAAAATGTTCCGGCTCCTGCTATCGCAATAGATTACTGGAGGCTGCCAAAGGATGCAACGTTGGAGGATGTTATAACAGTGATCCGTGCTGACGAAGCTCATCATCGTGATGTTAACCACTTTGCTTCT GATATTCATTTTCAGGGCAAGGAATTGAGGGAGGCACCTGCCCCACTTGGTTATCACTGA